One Rosa chinensis cultivar Old Blush chromosome 5, RchiOBHm-V2, whole genome shotgun sequence genomic region harbors:
- the LOC112203688 gene encoding C2 domain-containing protein At1g53590 yields the protein MGVLELGLNFLTADDMIAILAVKLRKRLGFGMWAKLHITGMHVEGKLLIGVKFLRRWPFLGRLRICFIEPPYFQMTVKPIFTHGLDVTVLPGIAGWLEKLLSIAFEQTLVEPNMLVVDMEKFASPQQESWFSVNEKESLGHVRVEVIEASDIKAADLNGLSDPYVKGQLGLYRFRTKTQKKTLAPKWHEEFKMPIITWDSSTVLSIEVRDKDRFVDDCLGFVSELI from the exons ATGGGg GTTTTGGAGTTGGGACTGAATTTTCTGACAGCTGATGATATGATTGCAATACTCGCTGTGAAGTTGAGGAAAAGACTGGGTTTCGGGATGTGGGCAAAGTTGCATATTACAGGCATGCATGTTGAAGGGAAG CTGTTGATTGGGGTTAAGTTTCTTCGTAGGTGGCCTTTCCTTGGCCGTCTGCGGATATGCTTCATTGAGCCTCCATATTTTCAGATGACTGTCAAGCCTATTTTTACACATGGCCTTGATGTTACAGTTCTTCCAGGAATTGCTGGGTGGCTG GAAAAGCTTCTTTCCATTGCCTTTGAGCAGACCCTTGTTGAG CCAAATATGCTGGTTGTTGACATGGAGAAATTCGCCTCACCGCAGCAAG AGAGTTGGTTCTCTGTGAATGAAAAGGAATCTCTTGGACATGTCAGAGTAGAAGTTATTGAAGCATCTGACATCAAAGCTGCAGATCTAAATG GATTATCTGACCCTTATGTTAAGGGTCAATTGGGCCTTTACCGGTTCAGGACGAAGACACAAAAGAAAACACTGGCTCCAAAATGGCATGAAGAATTTAAGATGCCCATTATTACATGGGATTCATCTACTGTGCTATCTATTGAAGTTCGTGACAAGGACCGATTTGTTGATGATTGCCTTGGGTTTGTTTCTGAACTTATTTAG